Genomic segment of Odontesthes bonariensis isolate fOdoBon6 chromosome 10, fOdoBon6.hap1, whole genome shotgun sequence:
GCTGCAGATCTCACATCAGAGACCGGAACAAGCTGACGGGGCTGGAGGAGAGATTTGACTTGGTTGTGGACTCAAACGAAGTTATTCTCGAAAGAGCGGTACGACCCGCACTGTGGGCATTGAACAATTCAATTAATACAAAAAGCTGTTGCAAACTAAACGAGCTCTGCGTTTGATTTCCAGGGGATTCTCCTTGATGAGGCCGATGGCGTAAACAGGGGCCAGAAGCCTGTCATGCCTGCTGGATTTCAGCCCCCAAAAATTGTTGTTTCCAGCTGGAATCGCAAGGTTGGCTAATAAACCCCTCAGCTCTTTTACTGCAAGTGTCTATTTTTGGCCAcattcaaactgttattttatgttCCAGTCCAGGTATTCAGCTAACTTAAatcactaaaaaaaaattgagactTGTCATAAATAATTACACTCGGGTGTTTCGTAAACTATGCTTTTCTTGATCAGGGTTCCGGCTCTGGCAGTCGCTCTGAGACTTTCAAACTGCTCCATGCCAAGAATGTCGTGAGACCTCAGCTGAAGTTCAAGGAAAAAATTGACAACAGCAACACACCTTTTATTCCAAAGATATTCATCAAGCCCAACGCAATAAAGCCACTTCCATCTTGTAAGACATGTCTTTCCCTTTCATGGGCTTTGCATCTCGTCTTTTGacttgtcattttgaacatttctaaCTTGTTCGGTTTTCTTCTCCAACTTTAGATTTCACCAACAAACAAATACGTAAAGAGAGGCCGGAGGACCTTGATGTTCCAGCTGCCCTGGCCGACTTCATTCACCAGCAGAGAACTCGGGAACATGTTGACGACATGTGAGACTTGACCATAGCATTTTGTAGCATTTTGGCTATTCCAGTTTCTTGCTGTTGATCTAATGATAGGACTTTGATCCATGTAGGTTTGCACACCCATACCAATATGAACTGGACCATCTTTCTGTAACAGAAAGCCTTTTGGCCAAGCCAGAGCCTCAGGTAACAAACTCATATAGTGATGGTATGATATATTCCCGGTTAGGCTTCTTTCTAATCTGTTATGTGCATATTGCTTTTAGATGTACAAGCCAATGGCTGAGACAAAGTTGACATTTATTGACTCACTGGAGGACCTAGTGGCTCTGAACGAGAAGCTGTGCAAATTGTCTGAATTTGCAGTGGACCTTGAGGTACAAATATTACACGTGTGATATGATCTAACCCAGAAAGCCAAGCAGGAGTTTGGACACTTTTAAGGCCCTCAATGTTGAAAATGTCAATAGTAAATTGCAGACATGAGTCTTTGGATATTTGTTTTCGAGGGtattgttttgttaacattttgtTCTCTATCGCAGCACCATTCCTACAGGAGTTTCCTCGGCCTCACCTCCCTGATGCAGATCTCCACCAGAGAGGAGGACTTCATCATCGACACCCTGGAGCTTCGCAGCGAGATGTACATCCTGAACGAAGTGTTCACAGACCCGGCGATAGTCAAGGTAATGGAACTGTTCCACAGATGATCTCGCTTCGTCCTGTTGGAAAGTAACTGGTGATATATTGAATTAGGTTGGACAACAGCACAGTCTTTGTGCCCCTTTTTATATAAGTTACGGTAAAAAGAGCCAAGATAGAACCCAAAATAACACGATGAACCTGTAGCCTTTAGGGAATATGTCTTCAACTTAATCTATCCATCTCCGAGTGAGATTGGTGAAAAGCCTGAAGAATAAAATCTCCACCGATGCCCTTCTCTCAAGTGCCGTCCTCCGACTCTTACACGAGGTGTCACAGAGCCCCATCACTCTCTGACGTGTTGGATGAAGTCCGCGGGTGTCCTGTGGTGCGTGTGGGATCCAACCTTACTCATGCACTGTGGGACACCTGTGAAAAAGTGGTGCGTGGGCTCGAGCAGCTAAAAGATTTGTGAAAATGATTCAAATGAAAAAGCACCACCTGCTGTGATCCCAGTCTTCACtggttttttggttttttttttagtttttttttttttttgtggttcaAACGAGTCAAGTCTCTCTTTCACTAAAGCAGCCGAACGtgctttgtgtctttttccTCAGGTGTTTCACGGTGCCGACTCGGACATCGAGTGGCTTCAGAAAGATTTTGGTTTGTACATTGTCAACCTTTTTGACACGCATCAGGCAAGCCGAGCGCTCAACCTGGCCAGACATTCCCTCGACCACTTGCTGAAACACTTCTGCGACGTGGACTCGGACAAACGTTACCAGCTGGCTGACTGGAGGATTCGGTGTGttgatgaacatatttcaattTGTTCAAAAATCATTTAAGTTTAAAACGGTTGGATCGGTTTAATTTTCATTTCTTGACAGAAGGTGCATCGTTCCTTTGAGTTAGTTTCGAACTTAAATCTTATAAACCTGAAATAAAGTCCCTTAACATGTCCCTGTAGCCCCATACCGGATGAGATGATACAGTATGCTCGGACAGACACCCACTATCTGCTATACATCTACGACCGTGTGAGGGGGCAGCTGCTGGACTCCAACCACGGGCAGCCTGGCCTGCTGCAGTGTGTCTGGAACAAGAGCAAAGACGTTTCTCTGAAGGTGTGCACACATTTCACTTCATATGATtgaggcaacaataaaggcgaatatgtttttctttttctttttgagagCTCTCCTGCctttttggacatttttttttgtgtatattTTCATTTCATAAAATCTCCTGAATACATGGCTTGAGAAATCCTGAGATTTGTGTCTGGAAACGTATGACATTCTTTTAATGGAAAGAGTTTAGGAATCCTTCGTTAGATCAGTTAAGATATTTGACCTTATTTGTCTGTAGTGTCAtgcttttttattaatattattattataattattagcCAGTCCTCCTTCCTTCATTTTCTGACATTTGTTACTATTCACTGTGTCCCCTGGCGCCCTCAAACAGAAATATGTGAAGCCTATATACACAGAGGAGTCATATTTGGAGGTTCAGAGGAAGCAGAAGAAGTCTTTTAACACCCAGCAGCTCACTGCCTTCAGACTGCTGTTTGCCTGGAGGGATAAGCTGGCCAGGCAGGAAGATGAAAGCACCGGGTAGGCTGTGTGTGTGGAAGAGGATAAACTCTCCTGTCTCGAAACCTgcttcaaccttttttttttttttttttttatatatatatatatatatatatctgtgtgcAGACACCTGCATGGTTTTTCTTAAAGTCTCCTTTTCTTTCTAAACATGTTTTCATGTGGGGTTGTTTGTGTGCTCAGATATGTCCTGCCCACACATATGATGAGCAAAATATCCGAGGAGCTGCCCAAGTAAGTAAACTAGATTTCACACTTGAAGATATTAGGTTGCTTAAGTGTTTTTAGTATCGACCTCGAGCACAACCATTTGTTGTCTCCTCAGAGAGCCTCAGGGCATCATCGCCTGCTGTTACCCTGTTCCCCCACTGGTGAGGCAGCAGGTCAACGAGCTCCATTTGTTCGTGCAGCAAGCCAGGGAAATGCCCCTCCTGAAGGTGAGGAAACACCGGCGGGGTTTACGGTTTGTGCTGTCGCTTAATATCCAGCGTGCCTCACTAAGTAACTTGTTGCAATATGTTTCGACTCTCCACACAGGCCGAGATCGCAgctcaaaagaaaaaaggactCACACCCGTTAAAAAGGTTGGAGGAACTGTCAGTTTTCTGAGTGAGTAAATCGAGCAGCCATGACTGGGGTAAAATTAACGTGATCGTGTATTTTTCCAGCCAGAAGTCGCATTGTTTGGTCCACATGACACTTCCAGGGCTTCTGAGAGTGACCTCCCCCACTTGTCACCTCATGGTAAGCTTGACACTCTTGCGTGTTGTGCATGTGATCTATTTTCCCACTTTGGGCCCTTTTGATGGTGTGTTCATTTTCAGAAGCGCCAGTTAAACAAGGAATACTTTTCTCTGAGAATGAGCACAAAATGGATGTTGACGTGCAGAAAACAAGCGGTCTCTTGGCACCACCTAAAGTCACCCTGTTTCAGGTAGAGATCAAGATCCAGTTTGCTGCTTTCAGCTCGTGTGTTTGTTCGTAACCGATGCGTGATGTTGGAACTCTGCTTTCTTTTGCAGGAGGCGGAAACGCGCGATGACCAAACGGCAATCGCCGTAGCTCAGATGAAAGCCAGACGTATCATTGAGTCTTTTGAAAACCCTTTCAGAATGGTAAGAGATGAGCCTCTGGTCccgtttgtgtttttattactTTGACAGGCTGTATTCATCTATCTTCCTTTGGAATTTCAGTATTTACCTTCCACCGATGTGCATGTCAACAAGAACGCCAAGTTCGATCCGTCTTCAAAGATATTTGAGGTAATGGAAAAGCTCCTTTCAGCAAAAAATGTCTGTTAACCCCTTCTTTATGTGAATGTTCATGATTTTTCTTTCTGGCCTTGACAGATCAGCAAAAGATGGAAACTGCAGAGTATTGAACAGCAACAGAAGGAGTTGGAGGCAAAGAGGAAAGTCAAGGATGAAGCGAAGCAGCAGGCAAAGAAAGCTTCAGGTAATAGGGTTTAATTCTTACAATTTTGGCACTTTTTAAAAGTCATGTTTCTCAATGTTATCTGCTCTTTATTTCCACAGAAGAAAGAACCAAGGCTAAACAGAGCTACCAGGAATCTCTCAAGAACGTTGTCACTGTGCGCCAGCAAGCCGCGGTGAGTCATTTCCATTTCCTCTTCTCCACTTCTGAGAGACATTGCAAGTCCCTgttggggaaaagaaaaaaaaaaaactgatgaaaaccaAGAGCCTGAAACAGCATTTTAAAGACCATACATTAATATCCAGTTTAACCCTCTGCAGTGCCCCCCATTTTCCTAAGATGTTGCTCGTGACTCAAAGCAAGTGAAGCACTGCTGCCGGTTTGCAGCACCGGCATCatagcagctttttttttttttttttttaaatattcatgtCTGTCACATAACGTGCCTGGGGAAGGGTAACGCACAGCGTGGGGCTGAGGCATTACAGACGTCCCCTCTACTAATCAGACACATTTCGGTCCTCCTGGGGAGAAGCAACAGCCACTTTCTTCTCAAAAGCCCTCTTGCTGTTAGATTCATCTCTCCGGGGATATTACTTGGCCCGCTTGGTTACTCATATGCTCCTGGCACACTATTATGTTTCATCTCTGTTTTAAATATTCAGACAAAAGTTCCTGGTCCTTTTAAACAAGGTGAACAGGAATAAATAGTGGTCAACACCCTGTGACTTTCACCTCTATCCCCACCAGCTGTACTGCCTCCCCTCACCTTTCACCAGGGCACAAAGTGTTGGCATGCATCATGGTAATCCCTTGTGTGATTACTGCTTCAGAGAATCTTGACAACTTGGCACTGTCCCCAGTGGCTCGTGTCATTGTCAGAAATGTTGGAAGCAGCGCTCGAAAGTAACAGTCATCATTGAGCCAGCTGCAGGCAGATGTATGTTTCCTAAAGATGTTGAAAAGAACAACAGTTGATGGCGTGGTGTGTTGTacaggcgccccatgtatagaggctacagtcctcgcttcAGTCGggcccggttcgaatcccgcatcggacggctcTTTACTGCAtatcattccccctctctctgtttcctgtttcccttccattaaaggcattaaaaatagccccaacaaataaaacaaatctgGTTTAACTGTCATGTGGAGcaaatgacagttttttttttttttatttttttttttttattgttgattCTGAAAGACGCATCAACTTAAGGCAACGCTGTAACAGTACAGCAAAGCAGACAGAAAGAAATCTCATCTGTTCAGTTCAGACACGGCTTGTATATGCATGGATCCGCActgagttttatttattttttagtaaTCATTCAATTCCAAGAAATACAGTATTTTATGTGGTTGAAAAGCATTTATGAAAAAATGCAATCGTATCGACAGATGGTCGAAAAATAAAAGGCAATAATGCTTGCTGGTCTGAAGCCACCAATTTTACAAAAAGTGTAACTGCCTCCCTCCCTCCACATCTGAAAAGAGCTGATTGGTTATGTAGTAGATCAACTCATTCATTGGTCCCGTCCACGTCATCAAACATGGTTTTCCTGTTTCCTTAGTCCCAAAGTGCACGCAtctataaaaacaacaaaatgaacATCCTCTGTGTTGAATGTAACGTTAACGGGCTCATTTCCCCAGGAATCGGCAAAAGGCAACCAAAAGAAAAGGGAGAGGGTTGACAGCGAGGTTGGAGAGACGACTCCCAAACCAAGT
This window contains:
- the exosc10 gene encoding exosome complex component 10; this translates as MDYSKSKDSTTSGLQDSDSDVNDEDKNELCPGFKDADAFVKYGLGAVLSATKASAGLPQTGDEYDFYRSFPGFQEFCESQGDKLLHCMSQIMQYHGCRSHIRDRNKLTGLEERFDLVVDSNEVILERAGILLDEADGVNRGQKPVMPAGFQPPKIVVSSWNRKGSGSGSRSETFKLLHAKNVVRPQLKFKEKIDNSNTPFIPKIFIKPNAIKPLPSYFTNKQIRKERPEDLDVPAALADFIHQQRTREHVDDMFAHPYQYELDHLSVTESLLAKPEPQMYKPMAETKLTFIDSLEDLVALNEKLCKLSEFAVDLEHHSYRSFLGLTSLMQISTREEDFIIDTLELRSEMYILNEVFTDPAIVKVFHGADSDIEWLQKDFGLYIVNLFDTHQASRALNLARHSLDHLLKHFCDVDSDKRYQLADWRIRPIPDEMIQYARTDTHYLLYIYDRVRGQLLDSNHGQPGLLQCVWNKSKDVSLKKYVKPIYTEESYLEVQRKQKKSFNTQQLTAFRLLFAWRDKLARQEDESTGYVLPTHMMSKISEELPKEPQGIIACCYPVPPLVRQQVNELHLFVQQAREMPLLKAEIAAQKKKGLTPVKKPEVALFGPHDTSRASESDLPHLSPHEAPVKQGILFSENEHKMDVDVQKTSGLLAPPKVTLFQEAETRDDQTAIAVAQMKARRIIESFENPFRMYLPSTDVHVNKNAKFDPSSKIFEISKRWKLQSIEQQQKELEAKRKVKDEAKQQAKKASEERTKAKQSYQESLKNVVTVRQQAAESAKGNQKKRERVDSEVGETTPKPSKKLLKSEEKPQKTEAPPQDGFKPFDYSQSDLKVFAGTKSKDNTQFDPNRQAHGFKKKRTPQGQKNNFASGNRSMSYLGGKSDRGFRHNWPKR